One Rosa chinensis cultivar Old Blush chromosome 5, RchiOBHm-V2, whole genome shotgun sequence genomic region harbors:
- the LOC112165794 gene encoding homeobox-leucine zipper protein REVOLUTA, which yields MAMAVAHHQHRESSSGSSINKHLNDAGKYVRYTSEQVEALERVYAECPKPSSLRRQQLIRDCPILSNIEPKQIKVWFQNRRCREKQRKESSRLQTVNRKLSAMNKLLMEENDRLQKQVSQLVCENGYMRQQLHTVPATDASCDSVVTTPQHSLRDANNPAGLLSIAEETLAEFLSKATGTAVDWVQMPGMKPGPDSVGIFAISQSCGGVAARACGLVSLEPTKIAEILKDRPSWFRDCRSLEVFTMFPAGNGGTIELIYTQTYAPTTLAPARDFWTLRYTTTLDNGSFVVCERSLSGSGAGPNGASAAQFVRAEMLPSGYLIRPCEGGGSIIHIVDHLNLEAWSVPEVLRPLYESSKVVAQKRTIAALRYIRQIAQETSGEVVYSFGRQPAVLRTFSQRLIRGFNDAVNGFNDDGWSLINCDGAEDIIMAVNSTKNLTTTNPANSFAFLGGILCAKASMLLQNVPPAVLVRFLREHRSEWADFNVDAYSAASLKSGSYAYPGMRPTRFTGGQIIMPLGHTIEHEELLEVVRLEGHSFSQEEAFASRDIHLLQICSGVDENAVGACSELVFAPIDEMFPDDAPLLPSGFRIIPLESKTSDSKDAMATHRTLDLTSSLEVGSTTNHNAGDLNSFHNARSVLTIAFQFPFESSLQDNVASMARQYVRNVISSVQRVAMAISPSGLSPSVGPKLSPSSPEALTLANWICQSYSYHIGAELLQPDSLGGDSMLKHLWHHQDAILCCSLKSLPVFIFANQAGLDMLETTLVALQDISLDKIFDECGRKTLCADFAKLMQQGFAYLPAGICMSTMGRHISYEQAIGWKVLSGEDNSVHCLAFSFVNWSFV from the exons ATGTCGAGAAAAGCAGAGAAAAGAGTCTTCGAGGCTTCAGACTGTTAACAGGAAATTATCAGCAATGAACAAGTTGTTGATGGAGGAAAATGATAGACTGCAGAAACAGGTGTCTCAGCTTGTTTGTGAGAATGGGTACATGCGCCAACAGCTGCATACT GTACCAGCTACTGATGCAAGCTGCGACTCTGTGGTTACAACTCCGCAGCATTCTCTCAGAGATGCTAATAATCCTGCTGG ACTCCTCTCCATAGCGGAGGAGACATTGGCAGAGTTCCTTTCTAAGGCTACAGGAACTGCTGTCGATTGGGTCCAGATGCCTGGGATGAAG CCTGGTCCGGATTCGGTTGGGATCTTTGCTATTTCACAAAGTTGCGGTGGAGTGGCAGCTCGAGCCTGTGGTCTCGTAAGTTTAGAGCCTACGAAG ATTGCAGAGATCCTTAAAGATCGTCCATCTTGGTTCCGGGACTGTCGGAGCCTTGAAGTTTTTACTATGTTTCCTGCTGGAAATGGAGGGACTATAGAACTCATATATACGCAG ACATATGCTCCGACTACACTGGCTCCTGCAAGGGATTTTTGGACCCTACGATACACTACTACTTTAGACAATGGCAGTTTTGTG GTATGTGAGAGATCTCTTTCTGGTTCTGGTGCTGGCCCCAATGGAGCTTCTGCTGCCCAGTTTGTCAGAGCAGAAATGCTTCCTAGTGGTTATCTGATTCGACCGTGTGAGGGTGGAGGATCAATCATTCATATTGTTGACCACCTGAACCTTGAG GCTTGGAGTGTGCCAGAAGTGCTGCGACCGCTTTATGAATCGTCCAAAGTGGTAGCGCAAAAAAGGACTATTGCG GCATTGCGTTACATCAGGCAAATAGCTCAGGAGACCAGTGGTGAAGTTGTGTACAGTTTTGGCAGGCAGCCAGCTGTTCTGCGAACTTTTAGCCAAAGATTAATCAG agGCTTTAATGATGCTGTCAATGGATTTAATGATGATGGCTGGTCTTTGATCAACTGTGATGGTGCTGAAGACATTATAATGGCCGTTAATTCAACCAAGAATTTGACTACTACGAATCCTGCTAATTCATTTGCTTTTCTCGGTGGTATTCTGTGTGCAAAGGCTTCCATGCTACTCCAA AATGTCCCCCCAGCTGTCCTGGTTCGTTTCTTGAGGGAGCATCGTTCAGAGTGGGCTGATTTCAATGTTGATGCCTATTCTGCTGCGTCTTTGAAATCTGGTTCATATGCATACCCAGGGATGAGGCCAACAAGGTTTACTGGGGGCCAAATCATCATGCCACTTGGTCACACCATTGAACATGAAgag TTGCTAGAAGTTGTTCGTCTTGAAGGCCATTCTTTCTCTCAAGAAGAAGCATTTGCATCACGGGACATTCATCTCTTACAG ATATGTAGTGGAGTTGATGAAAATGCTGTGGGAGCCTGTTCAGAGCTTGTTTTTGCTCCAATTGATGAGATGTTTCCAGACGATGCTCCGTTGCTTCCCTCTGGTTTCCGCATTATTCCTTTGGAATCAAAAACA AGTGATTCAAAAGACGCCATGGCTACTCATCGGACATTAGATTTGACGTCCAGTCTTGAAGTGGGCTCAACAACAAACCATAATGCTGGAGATTTGAATTCATTTCATAACGCTCGATCAGTATTAACGATTGCCTTCCAGTTTCCCTTCGAGAGTAGTCTACAGGATAATGTTGCATCCATGGCACGCCAATATGTACGAAATGTCATCTCATCAGTGCAGAGAGTTGCAATGGCTATATCTCCATCAGGATTGAGTCCGTCCGTGGGACCAAAATTATCTCCCAGCTCTCCAGAAGCACTAACACTGGCTAACTGGATCTGCCAGAGCTATAG tTATCATATAGGGGCGGAACTGCTGCAGCCTGATTCCTTGGGCGGTGACTCGATGTTGAAACATCTATGGCATCATCAAGATGCGATTTTGTGCTGTTCATTGAAG TCACTGCCGGTTTTCATCTTTGCTAACCAGGCAGGGCTTGACATGCTGGAGACAACTCTTGTTGCTCTTCAGGACATCTCATTAGATAAGATTTTTGATGAGTGTGGACGTAAGACATTGTGCGCCGACTTTGCTAAACTAATGCAGCAG GGATTTGCTTACTTGCCGGCTGGGATTTGCATGTCAACAATGGGGCGCCATATCTCATATGAACAGGCCATTGGATGGAAAGTTCTTTCTGGAGAAGATAACTCTGTCCATTGCCTTGCCTTCTCGTTTGTAAACTGGTCTTTTGTGTGA